A part of Aegilops tauschii subsp. strangulata cultivar AL8/78 chromosome 2, Aet v6.0, whole genome shotgun sequence genomic DNA contains:
- the LOC141041176 gene encoding uncharacterized protein — protein MRALFWNLWGFGHDGRRRQLIDYMREEAIDVVAIQETMRTEFSLVELERLSRHLFAWHWLPSSGVTSHSSGILLGVKDATFEVGSMDRGTHFVSMEVWERDVNFKWEIIVVYGPADHSRSAAFLLELHAKISSATLPVVVGGDFNLLRSVEEKNNSRVDLAGMRRFNDWVADLGLRELDRVGARFTWTNRQVSPTLSVLDRVFVSPDWELRFPLASLQAITRIGSDHVPLLLASIYERPRPPPRFRFENFWLRQPGFVEAVQTHRVSARAEPHRQMSILDEWHHLSKRSRQFMKGWGANIGRDLRIQKASLLEEIRDLDLCADISGISAEEWMHRYNLEDSLMEIYSKEEEFWRQRGSVNWVLFGDANTAYFQAIANGRRRRCSIPLLWEGG, from the coding sequence ATGCGCGCTCTTTTTTGGAACCTGTGGGGCTTTGGCCATGATGGCCGCCGCAGGCAGCTCATAGATTACATGCGTGAGGAGGCCATTGATGTGGTGGCAATCCAAGAGACAATGCGCACTGAGTTCTCTCTAGTGGAACTTGAGCGTCTTAGTAGACACCTTTTCGCCTGGCACTGGTTGCCATCTAGTGGGGTGACAAGTCACTCCAGTGGCATCCTTTTAGGTGTGAAGGATGCCACCTTTGAGGTGGGCTCCATGGACCGTGGAACCCACTTTGTTAGCATGGAAGTCTGGGAACGTGACGTGAACTTCAAATGGGAGATCATAGTGGTCTATGGTCCGGCCGATCACAGTCGATCCGCCGCCTTCTTGCTAGAGCTTCATGCCAAGATCTCCTCCGCGACCCTCCCGGTCGTGGTTGGAGGCGACTTCAACCTCCTTCGATCCGTTGAGGAAAAGAATAACTCTCGGGTGGATTTGGCCGGGATGCGTCGTTTCAATGATTGGGTCGCGGATCTGGGTCTTCGTGAGCTAGATAGGGTCGGGGCTCGTTTTACCTGGACTAATCGACAGGTCTCCCCGACCCTTAGCGTGCTTGATCGGGTGTTTGTCTCCCCGGATTGGGAACTTCGGTTCCCTTTGGCCTCTCTTCAGGCCATTACCCGTATTGGTTCTGACCACGTCCCCCTCCTCTTAGCCTCTATTTATGAACGGCCTCGCCCTCCCCCGCGGTTCCGTTTCGAGAACTTCTGGCTTCGGCAACCAGGCTTTGTGGAAGCCGTCCAGACTCACCGGGTCTCGGCTCGCGCCGAGCCCCATAGGCAGATGTCAATCCTCGATGAATGGCATCATTTGTCCAAACGATCCCGACAGTTCATGAAGGGATGGGGGGCGAACATTGGGAGAGATCTTCGTATTCAGAAGGCTTCCCTCCTCGAGGAGATCCGGGACCTTGACCTCTGCGCAGATATCTCTGGGATCTCCGCGGAGGAATGGATGCATAGATATAATTTGGAGGACTCCCTTATGGAGATTTACTCCAAGGAGGAAGAGTTTTGGCGCCAACGCGGCTCCGTTAACTGGGTGCTATTTGGGGATGCCAACACTGCTTACTTCCAGGCCATCGCTAATGGCCGTAGGCGACGTTGTTCCATCCCTCTCCTTTGGGAGGGTGGATAG